One part of the Sciurus carolinensis chromosome 4, mSciCar1.2, whole genome shotgun sequence genome encodes these proteins:
- the LOC124982619 gene encoding beta-defensin 105-like, with protein sequence MMAPRRKLFYFVVALFFVLAQFPSGCRAGLDYYKSLPGGEFAVCETCRLGRGKCRKICLESEKIYGNCRLNFLCCRPRILR encoded by the exons ATGATGGCCCCACGCAGgaaactgttttattttgttgttgctttgttcttCGTTTTGGCTCAATTTCCATCAG ggTGCCGAGCAGGACTTGATTATTACAAGTCACTTCCAGGAG GTGAGTTTGCTGTTTGTGAGACCTGCAGGCTTGGTCGGGGCAAATGCAGGAAGATATGCCTGGAGAGCGAGAAGATTTATGGAAACTGCAGGCTGAACTTTCTCTGTTGCCGACCGAGGATCCTGAGATAG
- the LOC124982620 gene encoding beta-defensin 106A-like: MKTSLFLFAAFFFLTPAENAFFDEKCYQLKGRCMDHCKKNEELVALCQKSLKCCLTLQPCGKIKFDD, translated from the exons ATGAAGACTAGCCTCTTTCTGTttgctgctttcttctttctcactccAG CCGAGAATGCGTTTTTTGATGAGAAATGCTACCAGCTCAAAGGGAGATGCATGGATCattgtaagaaaaatgaagagcttGTGGCTCTGTGCCAGAAGTCTCTGAAATGCTGTCTGACGCTGCAGCCCTGTGGGAAGATTAAATTTGATGACTGA